A genomic window from Pseudocitrobacter corydidari includes:
- a CDS encoding DUF2877 domain-containing protein: MQALTADASFLAERGSGQIAQVFNRAVNLWLPARQRWLTLLSESCDNAPNSCRLALTHFDDSFQPGQLIQLHPHGIRVADTLNINTVSCRCWQPPKLMLSAERFHQIPWLKWRDTITQQLNTHETLFLGGGDNPFYQAISEQLQCNRKILFKALLNNLNITFAVTQMIGLGIGLTPSSDDYLVGMSAILFIPGHPAAHLRDEFISALASARKNTTSLSATTLEAAFDYRYRENIFAFIASLINEPWQLSEKNIAGIKNIGSSSGCDMLYGMADGCALSRTYGGNYVS, encoded by the coding sequence GTGCAGGCGCTAACGGCTGATGCAAGTTTTCTGGCTGAACGAGGTTCAGGGCAGATTGCACAGGTCTTTAACCGGGCTGTTAATCTCTGGCTTCCAGCCCGGCAGCGGTGGCTAACGCTGCTCAGTGAAAGCTGCGACAACGCCCCAAACAGCTGTAGGTTAGCGCTCACTCACTTTGACGACTCATTTCAGCCGGGCCAGTTGATTCAGTTGCATCCTCACGGAATCAGGGTTGCTGATACGCTGAACATTAATACGGTTTCATGCCGTTGCTGGCAACCGCCGAAATTAATGCTGAGCGCCGAACGTTTTCACCAGATACCGTGGCTCAAATGGCGCGATACGATTACTCAGCAGCTAAACACGCATGAAACGCTTTTTCTGGGCGGTGGGGATAACCCTTTTTATCAGGCGATCTCTGAGCAATTGCAGTGCAACCGAAAAATACTGTTTAAGGCGCTGCTTAATAATTTAAATATCACGTTCGCCGTTACGCAAATGATAGGTTTAGGTATCGGGCTCACACCGTCTTCCGATGATTATCTGGTGGGGATGAGTGCGATTCTTTTTATTCCTGGTCACCCGGCGGCGCATCTGCGTGATGAATTTATATCGGCACTGGCATCAGCCAGAAAAAATACAACAAGCCTGAGCGCAACGACGCTCGAGGCGGCATTTGATTATCGTTATCGTGAAAATATCTTTGCATTTATTGCCAGCCTGATTAATGAACCCTGGCAGTTATCGGAAAAGAACATTGCTGGTATTAAAAATATTGGCTCCAGTTCCGGCTGCGACATGCTGTATGGCATGGCCGATGGTTGTGCGCTGAGCCGAACCTACGGAGGGAATTATGTCAGTTAA
- a CDS encoding ankyrin repeat domain-containing protein yields the protein MTTNNLASEFLQAAQRGNVDTLRNCLQQGVDVNTRNRTQQTAIILASLNKHYDCVQILIEAGADINMQDNVCANPFLLSCLTNDLTLLNLILPANPDLNRLTRFGGVGLTPACEKGHINIVRELLTRTDINVNQTNYVGWTPLLEAIVLNDGGETQQAIVRLLLEHGASPHMTDKYGKTPLELAREKGFSEIAELLIAAGA from the coding sequence ATGACCACGAATAATTTGGCTAGTGAGTTTTTACAGGCCGCTCAACGCGGAAATGTCGATACACTCAGAAACTGCCTGCAACAGGGCGTTGATGTTAATACGCGTAATCGTACCCAGCAAACGGCTATTATTTTGGCAAGCCTGAATAAACATTATGACTGCGTACAAATATTAATAGAAGCAGGTGCCGATATTAATATGCAGGATAATGTCTGTGCAAACCCTTTCCTGCTAAGTTGTCTGACGAATGACTTAACGCTTTTGAACTTAATTCTGCCCGCCAATCCCGATCTCAATCGTTTAACGCGTTTTGGTGGCGTAGGGCTGACACCCGCCTGCGAAAAAGGGCATATCAATATTGTGCGGGAATTATTAACGCGTACCGATATTAACGTTAATCAGACCAACTATGTTGGCTGGACGCCGCTGCTGGAAGCCATTGTGCTCAATGATGGCGGTGAAACGCAGCAGGCAATTGTGCGTCTCTTACTGGAACACGGCGCCAGCCCGCATATGACCGATAAATATGGCAAAACGCCGTTAGAACTGGCGCGCGAAAAGGGTTTTTCCGAAATCGCTGAACTGCTGATTGCGGCGGGTGCATAA
- a CDS encoding DUF1097 domain-containing protein produces the protein MNGLTATGITVGICAGLWQMVASKAGMTPGWELLGTTGFVSFCSFYAAGGGKAGFTKSLFVNVSGAVWAFLAALATGWLATASGLSPWLAGVIMTVPFSAVIVWQGRFWLTSFIPGGFLGMTLFFATGLNWAVALSGFIVGNGIGIISEYTGRRLSEVTSKEKA, from the coding sequence ATGAACGGACTCACCGCAACAGGTATCACTGTGGGGATTTGCGCAGGGCTCTGGCAAATGGTGGCCTCTAAGGCCGGAATGACGCCAGGCTGGGAGTTATTGGGCACCACCGGCTTTGTCTCATTCTGTAGTTTCTATGCGGCAGGCGGCGGAAAAGCCGGGTTTACGAAAAGCCTGTTCGTTAATGTCTCCGGGGCGGTTTGGGCTTTTCTGGCAGCGCTGGCGACGGGCTGGTTAGCCACCGCGTCCGGGCTTTCGCCGTGGCTGGCTGGCGTGATAATGACCGTTCCCTTTTCGGCGGTTATCGTCTGGCAGGGGCGCTTCTGGCTGACGTCGTTTATTCCCGGCGGCTTTCTTGGCATGACGCTGTTTTTTGCCACCGGGCTTAACTGGGCCGTTGCGCTATCGGGGTTTATCGTCGGGAACGGCATCGGGATCATCTCGGAGTACACCGGGCGCAGGT